One genomic segment of Jaculus jaculus isolate mJacJac1 chromosome 2, mJacJac1.mat.Y.cur, whole genome shotgun sequence includes these proteins:
- the Fzd6 gene encoding frizzled-6, which produces MEKRSPILLLCIFLPLIRGHSLFTCEPITVPRCMKMDYNMTFFPNLMGHYDQGAAAVEMKHFLPLANLECSPDVETFLCQAFVPTCTEKIDVVPPCRKLCEKVYSDCKKLMDTFEIRWPEELECNRLKYCDGSVPVTLDPHTESLGPQKKTEQVQRNLGIWCPRHLKTSGGQGYKFLGIDQCAPPCPNMYFKSDELEFAKSFIGIVSIFCLCATLFTFLTFLIDVKRFRYPERPIIYYSVCYSIVSLMYFIGFLLGNSTACNKANEKLELGDTVVLGSQNKACTVVFMFLYFFTMAGTVWWVILTITWFLAAGRKWSCEAIEQKAVWFHAFAWGVPGFLTVMLLAMNKVEGDNISGVCFVGLYDLDASRYFVLLPLCLCVFVGLSLLLAGIISLNHVRQVIQHDGRNQEKLKKFMIRIGVFSGLYLVPLVTLLGCYVYELVNRITWEITWYSDHCRKFHISCPDLAESKAQPELALFMIKYLMTLIVGISAVFWVGSKKTCTEWAGFFKRNRKRDPISESRRVLQESCEFFLKHNSKVKHKKKHYKPSSHKLKVISKSMGTSTGATANHGTSAVAITDQDFLGQETLTEIQTSPEASVREVKADRGSSPKAREQGCGEPASPAASRSKLSGGQDGSKVPVGSGRDKSSASESARSEGRGSPKSDVTETGLVKSNNLQVPSSSEPSSFKGSTSLLVHSTSGVRKEQCAGSHSDT; this is translated from the exons CATTTTCTTCCTCTTGCAAATCTGGAATGTTCACCAGATGTTGAAACATTCCTTTGCCAAGCTTTTGTACCAACCTGCACAGAAAAAATTGATGTGGTCCCACCTTGTCGTAAATTGTGTGAGAAAGTATATTCTGATTGCAAAAAATTAATGGATACATTTGAGATCAGATGGCCTGAAGAACTTGAATGTAACAG ATTGAAATACTGTGATGGCAGTGTTCCTGTAACTCTTGATCCACACACAGAGTCTCTTGGCCCTCAGAAGAAAACTGAACAAGTCCAAAGAAACCTTGGAATTTGGTGTCCACGGCATCTTAAGACTTCTGGGGGACAAGGCTATAAGTTTCTGGGAATTGATCAGTGTGCTCCTCCATGTCCcaacatgtattttaaaagtgaTGAGCTAGAATTTGCAAAAAGCTTTATTGGAATAGTTTCTATATTCTGTCTTTGTGCAACTCTGTTTAcatttcttacatttttaattGATGTAAAAAGATTCAGATACCCAGAGAGACCAATTATATATTACTCTGTCTGTTACAGTATCGTATCTCTGATGTACTTCATTGGATTTTTGCTAGGGAACAGCACAGCCTGCAATAAGGCCAATGAGAAGCTAGAACTTGGTGACACCGTCGTTCTGGGATCTCAGAACAAGGCTTGCACTGTAGTGTTCATGTTTTTGTATTTCTTCACGATGGCTGGCACCGTCTGGTGGGTTATTCTGACCATCACTTGGTTCTTAGCTGCAGGAAGAAAATGGAGTTGTGAAGCCATTGAACAGAAAGCAGTGTGGTTTCATGCTTTTGCCTGGGGAGTTCCCGGTTTCCTGACCGTCATGCTGCTTGCCATGAACAAAGTTGAGGGAGACAACATTAGTGGAGTATGCTTTGTTGGCCTTTATGACCTGGATGCTTCTCGCTACtttgtccttctgcctctgtgcctctgtgtgtttgttggacTGTCTCTTCTCTTAGCTGGCATTATCTCCTTAAATCATGTCCGACAAGTTATACAACACGATGGCCGGAACCAGGAGAAACTAAAGAAATTTATGATTCGAATTGGAGTCTTCAGTGGCCTGTATCTTGTGCCATTAGTGACCCTTCTTGGGTGTTATGTTTATGAGCTGGTCAACAGGATTACCTGGGAGATCACTTGGTACTCTGATCATTGCCGCAAGTTCCATATCTCATGTCCAGATCTG gcGGAATCAAAAGCTCAGCCAGAACTGGCTTTATTTATGATAAAATACCTGATGACATTAATTGTTGGTATTTCTGCTGTCTTCTGGGTTGGAAGCAAAAAAACATGCACAGAATGGGCTGGGTTCTTTAAACGAAACCGCAAGAGAGA tcCAATCAGTGAAAGTCGAAGAGTGCTACAAGAGTCATGTGAGTTTTTCTTAAAGCACAATTCTAAAGTGAAACACAAAAAGAAGCATTACAAACCAAGTTCACATAAGCTGAAGGTCATTTCCAAGTCCATGGGAACCAGCACTGGAGCTACAGCAAACCATGGCACTTCTGCAGTAGCAATCACTGACCAGGATTTCTTAGGACAAGAGACCTTGACAGAAATCCAAACTTCTCCGGAAGCATCCGTGAGAGAGGTGAAAGCAGACAGAGGAAGCAGTCCCAAAGCCCGGGAGCAGGGCTGTGGAGAACCTGCCTCTCCAGCGGCGTCCAGGTCCAAGCTCTCTGGGGGACAGGACGGCAGCAAAGTTCCAGTGGGCAGTGGGAGGGACAAAAGTAGTGCATCGGAAAGTGCTCGGAGTGAAGGAAG AGGAAGTCCAAAGAGTGATGTCACTGAAACTGGCTTGGTGAAGAGCAACAATCTGCAGGTCCCCAGTTCTTCAGAACCAAGCAGCTTCAAAGGTTCCACATCTCTGCTTGTCCACTCCACTTCTGGAGTTAGAAAAGAGCAGTGTGCTGGCAGTCATTCAGATACTTGA